The following is a genomic window from Hymenobacter sp. APR13.
CTTCTTAAATCCTTCCAAGTATTTCTCTTTCAAACACTTGACTAATAATTCTGTTGCCACTGTCCCCACCTTTTTTGCCGCTGCCCTCTTGGAATGGTACCCGCGCCACCGCCGCGACCTGCCCTGGCGCCACACCCGCGACCCGTATGCCATCTGGCTGTCGGAGGTAATTCTGCAGCAGACCCGCGTAAAACAGGGCCTGCCATACTACCTGGACTTCATCAGCTCCTACCCTACCGTGCAGGATCTGGCCGCCGCGCCCGAAGATGAGGTGCTGCGCCACTGGCAGGGCCTGGGCTACTACAGCCGGGCCCGCAACATGCATCATACCGCCCAGCAGGTAGTGCGCGAGTACGGCGGCCAGTTCCCGACCACTTACACCGGCCTGCTGCAGCTGCGCGGCGTGGGGCAGTACACGGCCGCCGCCATTGCCTCGTTTGCCTTCGATGAGCAAGTGGCCGTGCTCGACGGCAACGTGTTCCGGGTGCTGGCCCGCGTGTTTGGCCTCACGCAGGATATTGCGGTGCCCGCCAGCCGCAAAGTGTTTCAGCAGCTGGCCGACACGCACATTCCGGCCGACCAGCCCGCCGAGTTCAACCAGGCCATTATGGAGTTCGGGGCCATCCAGTGCACGCCAGCCAAGCCCGATTGCCTGTTTTGCCCGCTGCAGAGCCAGTGTTTCGCGTTTCAGCACGGCATGGTGAGCGAGTTGCCGGTGAAGAGCAAAGCCAAAGCGGCGCGCACCCGGCACTTCCACTACCTGGTACTGCGCCACGCCGATACGGTGTATATGCGCAAGCGCGGCCCCAAG
Proteins encoded in this region:
- the mutY gene encoding A/G-specific adenine glycosylase, translated to MEWYPRHRRDLPWRHTRDPYAIWLSEVILQQTRVKQGLPYYLDFISSYPTVQDLAAAPEDEVLRHWQGLGYYSRARNMHHTAQQVVREYGGQFPTTYTGLLQLRGVGQYTAAAIASFAFDEQVAVLDGNVFRVLARVFGLTQDIAVPASRKVFQQLADTHIPADQPAEFNQAIMEFGAIQCTPAKPDCLFCPLQSQCFAFQHGMVSELPVKSKAKAARTRHFHYLVLRHADTVYMRKRGPKDIWEGLYDFHLQETDTAELPAAELLAAVEALGGQLDTSRAEEPTQALRHVLSHQKVEAKFHPVWLREPLPAQALAAAGLNAFSRSQAEELPKPILIANYIDKLIR